A section of the Kribbella sp. HUAS MG21 genome encodes:
- a CDS encoding cation:dicarboxylase symporter family transporter codes for MSSPTEPRPTPVRNDRTHFLYIAVIVAVLLGIGVGFLFPDVAVELKPLGTGFVNLIKMLISPIIFCTLVLGIGSVRQAASVGKVGGLALGYFLVMSTVALAIGLVVGNLVQPGSGLNLTDKLREAGQKQAAGAHESTTDFILGIIPKSLLSSLTEGEVLQTVLVALLVGFALQAMGSKGQPILTGIGHIQRLVFKILSMIMWTAPVGAFGAIAAVVGATGADALVSLGKIMLAFYLTCLLFVVVVLGTILRLVTGISIFQLLRYLGREFLLIVSSSSSETALPRLIGKMEHLGIDKSVVGITVPTGYSFNLDGTAIYLTMASLFIAEAMDTPFTVGQQISLLLFMIVASKGAAGVTGAGLATLAGGLQSHRPELVDGVGLIVGIDRFMSEARALTNFAGNAVATVLVGHWVGEFDKEQARQVFAGEDPFDEVAFAAGDTHAGDVHPTAASHPAG; via the coding sequence ATGTCGAGCCCGACCGAACCCCGCCCGACGCCGGTCCGCAACGACCGCACCCATTTCCTCTACATCGCCGTCATCGTCGCCGTGCTGCTCGGCATCGGCGTCGGTTTCCTGTTCCCCGACGTGGCCGTCGAGCTGAAACCGCTCGGCACCGGCTTCGTGAACCTGATCAAGATGCTGATCAGCCCGATCATCTTCTGCACGCTGGTGCTCGGCATCGGCTCGGTCCGGCAGGCCGCAAGCGTCGGCAAGGTCGGCGGGCTGGCGCTCGGCTACTTCCTGGTGATGTCGACGGTCGCGCTCGCCATCGGCCTCGTGGTCGGCAACCTGGTGCAGCCGGGCTCGGGCCTGAACCTCACCGACAAGCTCCGTGAGGCCGGCCAGAAGCAGGCCGCCGGCGCGCACGAGAGCACGACGGACTTCATCCTCGGCATCATCCCGAAGTCGCTGCTGTCCTCGCTGACCGAGGGCGAGGTGCTGCAGACCGTGCTGGTCGCGCTGCTCGTCGGGTTCGCGCTGCAGGCGATGGGTTCCAAGGGCCAGCCGATCCTGACCGGCATCGGGCACATCCAGCGGCTGGTGTTCAAGATCCTGTCGATGATCATGTGGACCGCGCCGGTGGGCGCGTTCGGCGCGATCGCCGCCGTCGTCGGTGCGACCGGCGCCGACGCCCTGGTCAGCCTCGGCAAGATCATGCTCGCCTTCTACCTCACCTGCCTGCTGTTCGTGGTCGTCGTCCTCGGCACCATCCTTCGGCTGGTGACCGGGATCTCGATCTTCCAGCTGCTGCGGTACCTCGGCCGGGAGTTCCTGCTGATCGTGTCCAGCTCGTCGTCGGAGACCGCCCTGCCGCGGCTGATCGGCAAGATGGAGCACCTCGGCATCGACAAGTCCGTCGTCGGCATCACGGTGCCGACCGGGTACTCCTTCAACCTCGACGGTACGGCGATCTACCTGACGATGGCGTCGCTGTTCATCGCGGAGGCGATGGACACGCCGTTCACGGTCGGCCAGCAGATCTCGCTGCTGCTGTTCATGATCGTCGCGTCGAAGGGCGCCGCCGGTGTCACCGGTGCCGGCCTGGCCACGCTGGCCGGCGGTCTGCAGTCGCACCGCCCGGAGCTGGTCGACGGCGTCGGCCTGATCGTCGGCATCGACCGGTTCATGTCCGAGGCGCGGGCGCTGACGAACTTCGCCGGCAACGCGGTCGCGACGGTCCTGGTCGGGCACTGGGTCGGCGAGTTCGACAAGGAGCAGGCGCGCCAGGTGTTCGCGGGCGAGGACCCGTTCGACGAGGTCGCGTTCGCGGCCGGTGACACGCACGCCGGCGACGTACACCCCACGGCCGCGTCCCACCCGGCCGGTTAG
- a CDS encoding erythromycin esterase family protein produces MTPISRRTLLTGSALAVATAGLRPVRSSATGDQLTSWINRNAKPVGDLRHTIGGAQIAGLGEAAHGTAEITHLKLRAVRDLVEHHGFRSVIFEDDWSLGTLLNDYVLTGRGDLHALMDELSTEARTHENAELFQYLRTYNATHRDKVRFAGSEYFSTRRLSYEAVAEYVARRAPHRLAELHRILDPIKPFTDNMGEYVQWYYREVKDKAPYVAGAQAVHALIRELPHRPNDRDHAVTEQHARQIRSFYTAFSLPEDEIWAYRDARAAENVRWWHSFTRNKVVYWAATAHTANAPHLRVTVPPGPDVRFKPVGAYLRQWYGARYRSVAYTLDHGTALGPTPLPPAPTDWFEHQLTATGRDNFLLDLRTKPQPPAVHAWLNQPARTRGLAEAGTTSYLTGDSPSTWFDVVLHTREVTPTHPLN; encoded by the coding sequence ATGACGCCCATCTCTCGAAGAACGTTGCTCACCGGATCCGCGCTCGCCGTCGCGACGGCCGGCCTGCGACCGGTCCGGAGTTCCGCGACCGGCGACCAGCTCACCAGTTGGATCAACCGGAACGCCAAGCCCGTCGGCGATCTCCGGCACACGATCGGCGGCGCCCAGATCGCCGGGCTGGGCGAGGCCGCCCACGGGACCGCGGAGATCACGCACCTCAAGCTGCGCGCGGTCCGCGACCTCGTGGAACACCACGGTTTCCGCTCGGTCATCTTCGAGGACGACTGGTCGCTCGGCACCCTGCTGAACGACTACGTCCTCACCGGGCGCGGCGATCTGCACGCGCTGATGGACGAGCTGAGCACCGAGGCCCGCACGCACGAGAACGCGGAGCTGTTCCAGTACCTCCGGACCTACAACGCGACCCATCGCGACAAGGTCCGCTTCGCTGGTTCGGAGTACTTCTCCACCCGACGCCTCTCCTACGAGGCCGTCGCCGAGTACGTCGCCCGCCGCGCGCCGCACCGCCTCGCCGAACTGCACCGCATCCTGGACCCGATCAAGCCGTTCACCGACAACATGGGCGAGTACGTCCAGTGGTACTACCGCGAGGTCAAGGACAAGGCGCCGTACGTCGCCGGCGCACAAGCCGTGCACGCACTGATCCGGGAGCTACCGCACCGCCCGAACGACCGCGACCACGCGGTGACGGAGCAGCACGCGCGCCAGATCCGCTCGTTCTACACGGCTTTCAGCCTGCCGGAGGACGAGATCTGGGCCTACCGCGACGCCCGGGCCGCCGAGAACGTCCGCTGGTGGCACAGCTTCACCCGCAACAAGGTCGTCTACTGGGCCGCCACCGCCCACACCGCCAACGCACCGCACCTACGCGTCACCGTGCCACCCGGCCCCGACGTCAGGTTCAAGCCGGTCGGCGCCTACCTCCGCCAGTGGTACGGCGCCCGCTACCGCTCCGTCGCCTACACCCTCGACCACGGCACCGCCCTGGGCCCGACCCCACTCCCGCCGGCCCCGACAGACTGGTTCGAACACCAACTCACCGCAACAGGCCGCGACAACTTCCTCCTGGACCTACGAACCAAGCCGCAACCGCCCGCCGTCCACGCTTGGCTAAACCAACCAGCCCGAACCCGAGGCCTGGCAGAAGCGGGCACCACGTCCTACCTAACCGGCGACAGCCCATCCACCTGGTTCGACGTCGTACTCCACACAAGGGAAGTAACGCCGACCCACCCGCTCAACTGA
- a CDS encoding FAD-dependent monooxygenase: MSNAIVVGGGIAGLAAAAALTRSGWQVRVLEAAPELGEVGAGLVVTVNGLRAAEVIGAAEQIRRDGYDVRATGTRRRDGKWLLKAPDGDTRMIGIHRRRLHQALVDVQQADLVTGARVTAVEPGAAGGEQARVIWESADGTHTARADLVVAADGIRSITRNTLFSTGLRYSGFSCWRAATPDTTLDDTFAMTWGPRAEFGALRISAREIYWYGYVAMPSGRPIADEVRAVREYFATWAPDVRALIGATDEVIRHDVWVLERALPRYTIGRTVLIGDAAHPMLPTLGQGANSALEDAITLGLVVPAGGELATGLQEYESRRYRRTQRIVRRSAWMGRTGAEVGARGQWLRNAVLRITPPRAALRNGTRIFEWSPPGSLGAQAVDGR; the protein is encoded by the coding sequence ATGAGCAACGCGATCGTCGTCGGCGGTGGGATCGCCGGACTGGCCGCCGCGGCGGCGTTGACGCGGTCGGGCTGGCAGGTGCGCGTGCTGGAAGCGGCGCCGGAGCTAGGCGAGGTCGGCGCGGGCCTGGTCGTCACGGTCAACGGTCTCCGGGCGGCCGAGGTGATCGGTGCGGCGGAGCAGATCCGGCGCGACGGGTACGACGTCCGCGCGACCGGAACCCGGCGCCGGGACGGGAAGTGGTTGCTCAAGGCACCGGACGGCGACACGCGGATGATCGGGATCCACCGGCGCCGCCTGCACCAGGCGTTGGTCGACGTACAGCAAGCAGACCTCGTGACCGGCGCTCGGGTGACGGCGGTCGAGCCGGGCGCGGCTGGTGGGGAGCAGGCCCGCGTGATCTGGGAGTCCGCGGACGGGACGCACACGGCGCGGGCCGACCTGGTCGTCGCCGCGGACGGGATCCGGAGCATCACCCGGAACACGTTGTTCTCCACAGGTTTGCGTTACAGCGGCTTCAGTTGCTGGCGGGCAGCGACGCCCGACACCACGCTCGACGACACGTTCGCGATGACGTGGGGGCCGCGGGCGGAGTTCGGAGCGCTCCGGATCAGCGCCCGCGAGATCTACTGGTACGGGTACGTCGCGATGCCGAGCGGCCGCCCGATCGCGGACGAGGTACGGGCGGTCCGCGAGTACTTCGCGACGTGGGCACCGGATGTGCGCGCGCTGATCGGGGCGACGGACGAGGTGATCCGGCACGACGTGTGGGTGCTGGAGCGGGCGTTGCCGCGGTACACGATCGGGCGAACGGTGCTGATCGGGGACGCGGCGCACCCGATGCTGCCGACGCTCGGCCAGGGCGCGAACTCGGCGCTCGAGGATGCGATCACGCTCGGGCTGGTGGTCCCGGCCGGCGGCGAGCTCGCGACCGGGCTGCAGGAGTACGAGTCGCGGCGCTATCGCCGTACCCAGCGGATCGTCCGCCGGTCCGCGTGGATGGGACGCACCGGCGCCGAGGTCGGCGCGCGCGGTCAGTGGTTGCGGAACGCCGTACTGCGGATCACGCCGCCGCGGGCGGCGCTGCGGAACGGGACGCGGATCTTCGAGTGGAGCCCGCCCGGATCACTTGGCGCGCAGGCGGTCGACGGCAGGTGA
- a CDS encoding asparaginase, with protein MTEPVILADVVRSDFVEGHHRGSVVVTDPDGSVAWSAGIVDQPMFPRSSNKPMQALGMLRNGLDLDGKLLALAGASHSGEQFHLDGVREILAGVGLDETALRTPASYPYDDQSRDEWVRAGHAQERITMNCSGKHAAMIATCVHNGWPIHDPAREKSPDAVWGTDDYRSPGHPLQQAIRAAIEDSAGEKVAHVAVDGCGAPLLAISLAGLARSFGLFAAAAPDTLEGRIASAFREYPEYASGSRRDEAALMRAVPGLLCKIGAEGVYAAGLADGRGVAVKIEDGASRASSVAIAATLRRLGIEHDAIEKQARFPLYGGGIEVGAVSPHAAAFS; from the coding sequence GTGACCGAACCTGTGATCCTGGCCGACGTCGTCCGCAGCGACTTCGTCGAAGGCCACCACCGCGGCTCCGTCGTCGTGACCGACCCCGACGGCTCCGTCGCCTGGTCCGCCGGCATCGTGGACCAGCCGATGTTCCCGCGCTCGTCCAACAAGCCCATGCAGGCCCTCGGCATGCTCCGCAACGGCCTCGACCTGGACGGCAAGCTGCTGGCCCTGGCCGGCGCCTCGCACTCCGGCGAGCAGTTCCACCTCGACGGCGTCCGCGAGATCCTCGCTGGTGTCGGCCTCGACGAGACGGCCCTGCGCACGCCGGCGTCCTATCCGTACGACGACCAGAGCCGCGACGAATGGGTTCGAGCAGGTCACGCGCAGGAGCGCATCACCATGAACTGCTCCGGCAAGCACGCCGCGATGATCGCGACCTGCGTGCACAACGGCTGGCCGATCCACGACCCGGCTCGCGAGAAGAGCCCGGACGCGGTCTGGGGCACCGATGACTACCGTTCGCCCGGGCACCCGCTGCAGCAAGCGATCCGTGCCGCGATCGAGGACTCTGCCGGCGAGAAGGTCGCCCACGTCGCTGTAGACGGCTGTGGAGCGCCGCTGCTGGCGATCAGCCTCGCTGGTCTCGCGCGTTCCTTCGGTCTGTTCGCGGCAGCGGCTCCGGACACGCTCGAGGGTCGTATCGCCTCCGCCTTCCGCGAGTACCCCGAGTACGCCAGCGGTAGCAGGCGTGACGAGGCCGCCCTGATGCGTGCCGTGCCCGGCCTCCTGTGCAAGATCGGCGCCGAGGGCGTGTACGCCGCAGGGCTCGCAGACGGGCGCGGAGTGGCCGTGAAGATCGAGGACGGTGCATCGAGGGCATCCTCGGTAGCGATCGCGGCCACCCTCCGCCGACTCGGCATAGAGCACGACGCGATCGAGAAGCAGGCTCGCTTCCCCCTGTACGGCGGCGGCATCGAGGTCGGCGCCGTATCTCCGCACGCGGCAGCGTTCAGCTAG
- a CDS encoding LLM class flavin-dependent oxidoreductase, whose translation MSDRIFRFGVVGSPRAGDEWTTTVRRAADLGYSTVLMPDGLQLPSPFPSLAMAAAVADIRVGTFVVAAPLRTPRAAAWEAHTLTVLTGGRFDFGIGTGRPDAEQQTAEIGLRWGSAKERRDQVRETLDQLAKLDGGRRTPIMLAAGGPRALALAAARADIVSLAKDAMTPRAEVLRLVRDLRELAGSRADDIELAMNLFAAGTRELPPWTKRAAGVEPEVLEASDSLMMLRGTPREMADELQRRRDEFGTSYISVNATYLDDLAPVVEMLNGK comes from the coding sequence ATGAGCGACAGAATATTCCGGTTCGGCGTAGTGGGCAGTCCGCGGGCCGGCGACGAGTGGACGACGACCGTACGGCGGGCCGCGGACCTCGGGTACTCGACCGTGCTGATGCCCGACGGGCTGCAGTTGCCGTCGCCGTTCCCGTCGCTGGCGATGGCTGCCGCGGTCGCGGACATCCGGGTGGGCACGTTCGTCGTGGCTGCTCCGCTGCGCACCCCACGGGCGGCCGCCTGGGAGGCGCACACGCTGACCGTGCTCACCGGCGGACGGTTCGACTTCGGCATCGGTACGGGCCGTCCGGACGCCGAGCAGCAGACCGCGGAGATCGGATTGCGTTGGGGCTCGGCGAAGGAGCGCCGCGACCAGGTGCGCGAGACCTTGGACCAGCTGGCGAAGCTCGACGGAGGTCGCCGTACGCCGATCATGCTGGCGGCCGGCGGACCGCGCGCGCTCGCCCTGGCGGCCGCCCGGGCCGACATCGTCTCGCTGGCGAAGGACGCGATGACGCCGCGCGCGGAGGTACTGCGGCTCGTGCGGGACCTCCGTGAGCTGGCCGGATCGCGCGCCGACGACATCGAGCTGGCGATGAACCTGTTCGCGGCCGGCACCCGCGAGCTGCCGCCGTGGACGAAGCGCGCGGCCGGCGTCGAGCCCGAGGTCCTCGAGGCGAGCGACTCGCTGATGATGCTGCGCGGCACGCCGCGGGAGATGGCCGACGAGCTGCAGCGGCGCCGGGACGAGTTCGGTACGTCGTACATCAGCGTCAACGCGACGTACCTCGACGACCTGGCACCCGTGGTGGAGATGCTGAACGGGAAGTAG
- the typA gene encoding translational GTPase TypA, with amino-acid sequence MPVRNDLRNVAIVAHVDHGKTTLVDAMLWQSGAFGAHQHVDERAMDSGDLEREKGITILAKNTAVRHKMANGEQVTINIIDTPGHADFGGEVERGLSMVDAIVLLVDASEGPLPQTRFVLRKALARKMPVILVVNKVDRTDARISEVVDETYELFLDLLDHDADQSALDFPVVYASARAGRASLTQPEDGGLPDSEDLEPLFETILANVPAPEYVEDAPLQAHVTNLDASPFLGRLALVRVHEGTLKKGAQVAWCKHDGTIERVKITELLVTEALERVPGDSAGPGDIVAIAGIPEIMIGDTLADPENPKPLPLITVDEPAISMTIGTNTSPLAGRTKGTKVTARLVKDRLDKELVGNVSIRVLPTERPDAWEVQGRGELALAILVEQMRREGYELTVGKPQVVTREIDGKRHEPVERLTIDCPEEYLGTVTQLLAVRKGRMEQMTNHGTGWVRMEFLVPARGLIGFRTEFLTDTRGTGIAHHVFEGYEPWFGELRTRPSGSLVADRAGAATSYAMINLQERGTLFVEPTTEVYEGMIVGENSRADDMDVNITKEKKMTNVRSSTADEFEKLVPARKLSLEQSLEFCREDECVEVTPDAIRMRKVALTQIERAKLGRKSKS; translated from the coding sequence ATGCCTGTCCGTAACGACCTGCGCAACGTCGCGATCGTGGCCCACGTCGACCATGGGAAGACCACCCTCGTCGACGCGATGCTGTGGCAGTCCGGCGCGTTCGGGGCCCACCAGCACGTGGACGAGCGCGCCATGGACTCCGGCGACCTGGAGCGTGAGAAGGGCATCACGATCCTCGCCAAGAACACCGCCGTCCGGCACAAGATGGCCAACGGCGAGCAGGTGACGATCAACATCATCGACACCCCCGGCCACGCCGACTTCGGCGGCGAGGTCGAGCGCGGGCTGTCGATGGTGGACGCGATCGTGCTGCTGGTGGACGCGTCCGAGGGTCCGCTGCCGCAGACCCGGTTCGTGCTCCGCAAGGCGCTGGCCCGGAAGATGCCGGTGATCCTCGTGGTGAACAAGGTGGACCGCACCGACGCCCGGATCTCCGAGGTCGTCGACGAGACGTACGAGCTGTTCCTGGACCTGCTCGACCACGACGCCGACCAGAGCGCGCTCGACTTCCCGGTCGTGTACGCGTCGGCCCGCGCCGGCCGCGCCTCGCTGACCCAGCCGGAGGACGGCGGCCTGCCGGATTCGGAGGACCTCGAGCCGCTGTTCGAGACGATCCTCGCCAACGTGCCGGCTCCGGAGTACGTCGAGGACGCGCCGCTGCAGGCCCACGTGACGAACCTGGACGCCTCGCCGTTCCTCGGCCGGCTCGCCCTGGTGCGGGTGCACGAGGGGACGCTGAAGAAGGGCGCGCAGGTCGCCTGGTGCAAGCACGACGGGACCATCGAGCGGGTCAAGATCACCGAACTGCTGGTCACCGAGGCGCTCGAGCGGGTGCCCGGCGACTCGGCCGGGCCGGGCGACATCGTCGCGATCGCGGGCATCCCGGAGATCATGATCGGCGACACCCTCGCCGACCCGGAGAACCCGAAGCCGCTGCCGCTGATCACCGTCGACGAGCCGGCCATCTCGATGACGATCGGCACCAACACGTCCCCGCTGGCCGGCCGGACCAAGGGCACGAAGGTGACCGCCCGCCTGGTGAAGGACCGCCTCGACAAGGAGCTGGTCGGCAACGTGTCGATCCGGGTCCTGCCGACCGAGCGGCCGGACGCCTGGGAGGTGCAGGGCCGTGGTGAGCTGGCGCTCGCGATCCTGGTCGAGCAGATGCGCCGCGAGGGCTACGAGCTGACCGTCGGCAAGCCGCAGGTGGTCACCCGGGAGATCGACGGCAAGCGCCACGAGCCGGTCGAGCGGCTGACCATCGACTGCCCCGAGGAGTACCTCGGCACCGTGACGCAGCTGCTCGCGGTCCGGAAGGGCCGGATGGAGCAGATGACCAACCACGGCACCGGCTGGGTGCGGATGGAGTTCCTGGTGCCGGCCCGCGGCCTGATCGGCTTCCGCACCGAGTTCCTCACCGACACCCGCGGTACCGGGATCGCGCACCACGTGTTCGAGGGCTACGAGCCGTGGTTCGGCGAGCTGCGCACCCGCCCGAGCGGTTCGCTGGTCGCGGACCGGGCCGGCGCCGCGACGTCGTACGCGATGATCAACCTGCAGGAGCGCGGCACGCTGTTCGTCGAGCCGACCACCGAGGTGTACGAGGGCATGATCGTCGGCGAGAACTCGCGCGCCGACGACATGGACGTGAACATCACCAAGGAAAAGAAGATGACCAACGTCCGGTCGTCCACCGCCGACGAGTTCGAGAAGCTGGTCCCGGCGCGCAAGCTGTCGCTGGAGCAGTCGCTGGAGTTCTGCCGCGAGGACGAGTGCGTCGAGGTCACCCCGGACGCGATCCGGATGCGCAAGGTAGCCCTCACCCAGATCGAGCGCGCCAAGCTCGGTCGCAAGTCGAAGAGCTGA
- a CDS encoding glycine cleavage T C-terminal barrel domain-containing protein: MSRNRSPLLDRPGAVEADGLDAGVAAHYGSDLREQRALVAGQAFVDLSHRDVVTITGPDRLTWLHALTTQYFEGLKPGTSTTALLLSPTGHVEHVMYGVDDGETFWLNTEPGAAAALVDWLQKMVFMSRVEIADVTDDYAIIWRPGTASGEYVTRSGEDSLGGHEVFLPRTELAGLEGPAAGVWAYEALRIEAGAPRFGLDTDERAIPNELGWLGVGVHLNKGCYRGQETVARVHNLGRPPRRLVRLHLDGSVDHLPAHGYAVRAGDKQIGFIGSAARHHELGPIALALVKRNVDPSAVLEIVAEDQPTVTATQELLVDPEVGLHVRSRL; the protein is encoded by the coding sequence ATGTCACGCAACCGCAGCCCCCTCCTGGACCGCCCGGGTGCGGTCGAGGCCGACGGACTCGACGCCGGCGTCGCCGCGCACTACGGCTCGGACCTGCGCGAACAGCGCGCACTGGTCGCGGGTCAGGCCTTCGTCGACCTGTCGCACCGCGACGTGGTCACGATCACCGGGCCCGACCGGCTCACCTGGCTGCACGCGTTGACCACGCAGTACTTCGAAGGGCTCAAGCCCGGGACGTCGACGACGGCGCTGCTGCTGTCGCCGACGGGCCATGTGGAGCACGTGATGTACGGCGTGGACGACGGCGAGACGTTCTGGCTGAACACCGAGCCGGGCGCGGCCGCGGCGCTGGTGGACTGGCTGCAGAAGATGGTGTTCATGTCCCGCGTCGAGATCGCGGACGTGACTGACGACTACGCGATCATCTGGCGTCCGGGCACCGCGTCGGGTGAGTATGTGACGCGGAGCGGCGAGGACTCGCTCGGCGGCCACGAGGTGTTCCTGCCGCGGACCGAGCTGGCCGGTCTGGAGGGCCCGGCCGCCGGGGTCTGGGCGTACGAGGCGCTCCGGATCGAGGCGGGCGCGCCGCGGTTCGGCCTGGACACGGACGAGCGCGCGATCCCGAACGAGCTGGGCTGGCTCGGCGTCGGCGTCCACCTGAACAAGGGCTGCTACCGCGGCCAGGAGACGGTCGCCCGCGTCCACAACCTCGGCCGCCCGCCGCGCCGCCTGGTCCGCCTGCACCTCGACGGCTCGGTCGATCACCTCCCGGCCCACGGGTACGCCGTCCGCGCCGGCGACAAGCAGATCGGCTTCATCGGCTCCGCCGCCCGCCACCACGAACTCGGCCCGATCGCCCTCGCCCTGGTCAAGCGCAACGTCGACCCGTCCGCCGTCCTCGAGATCGTGGCCGAAGACCAACCCACGGTGACCGCGACCCAGGAACTCCTCGTCGACCCGGAAGTAGGCCTGCACGTGCGCTCCCGCTTGTGA
- a CDS encoding helix-turn-helix domain-containing protein has translation MPRSAVVNQELRERSRERILTAALEVFAAKGYEAASISEITAAAGVSRGLVSYYFATKEQLAAELLDRWLDGITGILTIEGTPDERLAGIIDGALLAAATTLPIQRLAITLMMQPTTHDVFARVEEAKAARVSLVEDAIRDVFAARGAADPAVEEMLLRATLEGVTVKLAIYRDTFPLEAVRRRLYAGYDLPAPASPLPFASPAVDRLRAK, from the coding sequence GTGCCGCGATCGGCCGTCGTGAACCAGGAGCTGCGGGAACGCTCCCGCGAGCGGATCCTGACCGCCGCGCTCGAGGTCTTCGCCGCCAAGGGCTACGAGGCCGCGTCGATCTCGGAGATCACCGCGGCCGCAGGCGTCTCGCGCGGCCTGGTCTCGTACTACTTCGCCACCAAGGAGCAGCTCGCCGCCGAACTGCTGGACCGCTGGCTGGACGGCATCACCGGGATCCTTACCATCGAGGGAACTCCCGATGAACGTCTGGCCGGCATCATCGACGGCGCCCTGCTGGCGGCCGCGACCACGCTGCCGATCCAGCGGCTCGCGATCACGCTGATGATGCAGCCGACCACGCACGACGTGTTCGCCCGCGTCGAAGAGGCCAAGGCCGCGCGGGTCTCGCTGGTCGAGGACGCGATCCGGGACGTGTTCGCCGCCCGCGGCGCCGCCGACCCGGCCGTCGAGGAGATGTTGCTCAGGGCAACCTTGGAGGGCGTGACCGTGAAGCTGGCGATCTACCGCGACACCTTCCCGCTGGAGGCGGTCCGCCGCCGGCTGTACGCCGGCTACGACCTGCCCGCGCCGGCGTCCCCGCTCCCGTTCGCGTCACCTGCCGTCGACCGCCTGCGCGCCAAGTGA
- a CDS encoding glutamate--tRNA ligase family protein: protein MLDRAVIDGLFPTDLPEPQYWEDRYPERDLPDGAKVTRLGPSPTGFIHIGGVYVGMIDRDVSSNSGGVYLVRVEDTDQSREVEGALEQFARAFEYFGISSDEDKDHGAYGPYLQSGREQIYLTYVRHLLRQGKAYLCFATKDELADITARQQASKLPTGYYGKWAIWRDADPSDVAAKLAEGAPYVVRFRTPDDANGQRTSFEDAIRGRLEHEANRNDAVILKSSDQSPRLPTYHFAHAVDDHLMRVNLVIRGDEWISSVPLHQQLFAALEFEPIQYAHIAPLMKQIPGGKRKLSKRKDPEAGVDFYIGAGFPADAVLYYLRGLANGRLAELPLAEALSTPIDLSLCGAAGPLVDLVKLEDISADHIATLSGEQILDAVRTWATQYDAELVPVLDNEKDLALRALAVERDGVENPRKDLRKWSDFRSAYGFFFSELFEPVDGPDDERLAPLGVAADVTRAFAADVVAGYEHRDDPQEWFGQVRDLAAKHGFAPNAKEYKKNPDAYPGSIREASQLVRVAITGATRSPDLHATAQALGEPEVLRRLRALAGTA from the coding sequence ATGCTGGATCGTGCCGTGATCGACGGGCTGTTCCCGACCGACCTGCCGGAGCCGCAGTACTGGGAGGACCGGTACCCGGAGCGGGACCTCCCTGACGGGGCCAAGGTCACGCGGCTCGGGCCGTCGCCGACCGGTTTCATCCACATCGGCGGGGTGTACGTCGGGATGATCGACCGGGACGTCTCGTCGAACTCCGGCGGCGTGTACCTGGTGCGCGTCGAGGACACCGACCAGTCGCGTGAGGTCGAGGGTGCGCTCGAGCAGTTCGCGCGCGCGTTCGAGTACTTCGGCATCAGCTCCGACGAGGACAAGGACCACGGCGCGTACGGGCCCTACCTGCAGTCCGGGCGCGAGCAGATCTACCTGACCTACGTGCGGCACCTGCTCCGCCAGGGCAAGGCGTACCTGTGCTTCGCGACGAAGGACGAGCTCGCCGACATCACCGCCCGCCAGCAGGCTTCGAAGCTCCCGACCGGGTACTACGGCAAGTGGGCGATCTGGCGCGACGCCGATCCGTCCGACGTCGCCGCGAAGCTCGCCGAGGGAGCGCCGTACGTTGTCCGCTTCCGGACGCCGGACGACGCCAACGGGCAGCGGACCAGCTTCGAGGACGCGATCCGCGGCCGGCTCGAGCACGAGGCGAACCGGAACGACGCGGTCATCCTGAAGTCGTCGGACCAGTCGCCGCGGCTCCCGACGTACCACTTCGCGCACGCGGTCGACGACCACCTGATGCGGGTGAACCTGGTGATCCGCGGCGACGAGTGGATCTCGTCGGTGCCGCTGCACCAGCAGCTGTTCGCGGCGCTCGAGTTCGAGCCGATCCAGTACGCGCACATCGCGCCGCTGATGAAGCAGATCCCGGGTGGCAAGCGGAAGCTCTCGAAGCGCAAGGACCCCGAGGCGGGCGTCGACTTCTACATCGGCGCGGGCTTCCCGGCCGACGCGGTGCTGTACTACCTGCGCGGGCTCGCCAACGGCCGGCTCGCGGAGCTGCCGCTGGCGGAGGCGCTGAGCACGCCGATCGACCTGAGCCTGTGCGGCGCCGCCGGACCGCTCGTCGACCTGGTGAAGCTGGAGGACATCAGCGCCGACCACATCGCGACGCTGAGCGGCGAGCAGATCCTCGACGCCGTCCGCACCTGGGCCACGCAGTACGACGCCGAGCTCGTGCCGGTGCTCGACAACGAGAAGGACCTGGCGCTGCGGGCGCTGGCGGTCGAGCGGGACGGCGTGGAGAACCCGCGCAAGGACCTCCGCAAGTGGTCGGACTTCCGCTCGGCGTACGGCTTCTTCTTCTCCGAGTTGTTCGAGCCGGTCGACGGTCCGGACGACGAGCGGCTGGCTCCGCTCGGGGTGGCCGCGGACGTCACGCGCGCGTTCGCCGCGGATGTGGTGGCGGGCTACGAGCATCGCGACGACCCGCAGGAGTGGTTCGGCCAGGTCCGCGACCTCGCCGCGAAGCACGGGTTCGCGCCGAACGCCAAGGAGTACAAGAAGAATCCGGACGCGTACCCGGGCTCGATCCGCGAGGCCTCGCAGCTGGTCCGGGTGGCGATCACCGGTGCGACCCGGAGCCCGGACCTGCACGCGACCGCCCAGGCCCTCGGCGAGCCCGAGGTCCTGCGCCGGCTGCGGGCCCTCGCCGGCACCGCTTAG